One genomic window of Clostridium taeniosporum includes the following:
- a CDS encoding arginine repressor: MKSKRHTKILEIISSKEIETQEELAEELKLQGFDVTQATVSRDIKNLKLIKVQGASGNYKYVVSSGEEKNIIDRLSNILSNTVISAENVDKMVVIKTISGSGSAAAEAIDNLEGTDIAGTVAGDNTIFILLRSLEKAEELVAKIRKRISL; encoded by the coding sequence TTGAAATCAAAAAGACATACCAAGATATTAGAAATTATATCATCTAAAGAGATAGAAACGCAAGAAGAGTTAGCTGAAGAATTAAAATTACAAGGTTTTGATGTAACACAAGCAACTGTTTCAAGAGATATTAAAAATTTAAAGCTTATAAAAGTACAAGGAGCATCTGGAAACTATAAATATGTTGTATCTTCAGGTGAAGAAAAGAATATAATTGATAGATTAAGTAATATACTATCTAATACAGTTATAAGTGCAGAAAATGTAGACAAAATGGTTGTAATAAAGACAATAAGTGGTTCAGGATCAGCAGCAGCTGAAGCTATAGATAATTTAGAAGGAACTGATATTGCAGGAACAGTAGCAGGAGATAATACAATATTTATACTTCTTAGAAGCTTAGAAAAAGCAGAAGAATTAGTAGCAAAAATAAGAAAAAGAATATCACTATAA
- a CDS encoding NAD(+)/NADH kinase has product MKNIGIAINPSKDHKNTILNMVTKKIETICNVKNIKVYNSFDIKNLDLSFLDLLIVLGGDGTLLGVARELNDDFKAPILGINIGNLGVLSSIEISDLDLALKKLMIKDCKIHKRMMLNCEVSINESIKNIKTLNEVVVARGTLSRMVKFKIFIDEKLYAIFKGDGLIVSTPTGSTAYSFSAGGPFLYPDLEVVSIVPICAHTKSMHPIVIKGDSTVKIVAENSGDEIYLTVDGQRAIEMKDNPIITVKKNPKSLKLLLFNDYDYFRVIRNKVLNNSKECDGEEI; this is encoded by the coding sequence ATGAAGAATATAGGTATTGCTATAAATCCATCAAAAGATCATAAGAATACAATTTTAAATATGGTAACAAAAAAGATTGAAACTATTTGTAATGTAAAAAATATTAAGGTATATAATAGCTTTGATATAAAAAATTTAGATTTAAGTTTTTTAGATTTGCTAATTGTTTTAGGTGGAGATGGTACACTACTTGGAGTAGCAAGAGAATTAAATGATGACTTTAAAGCACCTATATTAGGAATAAATATAGGAAATTTGGGTGTTTTGTCTAGTATAGAAATATCAGATTTAGATTTGGCATTAAAAAAACTCATGATTAAAGATTGTAAAATTCATAAAAGAATGATGCTAAATTGTGAAGTAAGTATAAATGAGTCAATAAAGAATATTAAAACATTAAATGAAGTAGTTGTAGCTAGAGGAACACTATCAAGAATGGTTAAATTTAAGATATTTATTGATGAAAAGTTATATGCTATATTTAAAGGAGATGGACTTATTGTTTCAACTCCAACAGGATCAACAGCTTATTCTTTTTCAGCAGGAGGACCGTTTTTATATCCAGATTTAGAAGTCGTTAGTATAGTACCAATATGTGCTCACACAAAGAGTATGCATCCAATCGTAATAAAAGGTGATAGTACTGTAAAGATAGTAGCAGAAAATAGTGGAGACGAAATATATTTAACAGTAGATGGACAAAGAGCAATAGAAATGAAAGATAATCCTATTATAACTGTGAAAAAGAATCCAAAATCATTAAAATTACTATTATTTAATGATTATGATTATTTTAGAGTAATAAGAAATAAGGTATTAAATAATTCTAAGGAATGTGATGGTGAAGAAATTTGA
- the recN gene encoding DNA repair protein RecN, producing the protein MLIQLNIKNFALIQEVTMNFNEGFNILSGETGAGKSILIDAIDYVLGGKFSKSLIRTGEDKTYVEAIFTVENSLLKNALIELDIESDDDMLIISRETHQSGRSLIKINGKTFLTSQLKKIREKLLDIHGQHQNQNLLQRSSHIIYLDEFVGEEIFKHLDVFASLKDSLLQIENKIQEIYGNEDRDKLLDYLKFQIEDIENGKLKEDEEEILKDQFNLLSNAEKISNGLKLSYTLLNGVDGENSVINSISKVIQELSNIESNFEKVKKNRQLIEEAFYTIEEASRDIRSLAEEVVYDDDELEKINARIYEINQYKKKYGATIKEVLEYYNKIKIQYSDLINAEKIIEKLNVEKQEIIDKMEKVALKLHELRLEKSYELKEKILNELSFVGLEKSTMEISIKREEKFNARGFDEVCFMISTNPGEPLMPLEKILSGGELSRIMLALKCVFADKDNIATLIFDEIDTGISGVVAQRVGEKMYQVSKSHQVLCITHLPQIAVLSDHHYFVSKAVKDNKTFTNIRVLTKEEKEYQIGRMLGGDEVTEATLNNVKEMIKIAEIKKSEI; encoded by the coding sequence ATGTTAATTCAATTAAACATTAAAAATTTTGCATTGATACAAGAAGTAACTATGAATTTCAACGAAGGTTTTAATATTCTTTCTGGTGAAACAGGTGCAGGTAAATCTATTTTAATTGACGCAATAGATTATGTATTAGGTGGTAAATTTTCTAAAAGTTTAATAAGAACTGGAGAAGATAAGACTTATGTTGAGGCTATATTTACTGTAGAAAATAGCTTATTAAAAAATGCATTAATTGAATTAGATATTGAAAGTGATGATGATATGTTAATCATTTCAAGAGAAACTCATCAAAGTGGAAGAAGTTTGATTAAAATTAATGGAAAAACTTTTTTAACATCTCAATTAAAAAAAATAAGAGAAAAGTTATTAGATATACATGGTCAACATCAAAATCAAAATCTTCTTCAAAGAAGCAGTCATATTATATATTTAGATGAATTTGTAGGAGAAGAGATTTTTAAACATTTAGATGTATTTGCTTCTTTAAAAGATAGTTTATTACAAATTGAAAATAAAATTCAAGAGATATATGGCAATGAGGATAGAGATAAGCTTTTAGATTATCTTAAATTTCAAATTGAAGATATAGAAAATGGAAAATTAAAAGAAGATGAAGAAGAGATTTTAAAAGATCAATTTAATTTATTATCAAATGCTGAAAAGATTAGTAATGGTTTAAAATTATCATATACTTTATTAAACGGTGTTGATGGTGAAAATAGCGTTATAAATTCAATTTCAAAAGTTATTCAAGAATTATCTAACATCGAAAGTAATTTTGAAAAAGTTAAAAAAAATAGACAATTAATAGAAGAAGCTTTTTATACAATAGAAGAAGCTTCTAGAGATATAAGAAGTTTAGCAGAAGAAGTTGTTTATGATGATGATGAATTGGAAAAGATAAATGCAAGAATATATGAAATTAATCAATATAAGAAAAAATATGGAGCTACTATAAAAGAAGTTTTAGAGTATTATAACAAAATAAAAATACAATATAGTGATCTTATAAATGCTGAAAAGATAATTGAAAAATTAAATGTAGAGAAACAAGAAATTATAGATAAAATGGAAAAAGTAGCATTAAAACTTCATGAATTAAGACTTGAGAAGAGTTATGAATTAAAGGAAAAGATTTTAAATGAACTTAGTTTTGTAGGTCTTGAAAAATCTACTATGGAAATAAGTATAAAAAGAGAAGAAAAATTTAATGCAAGAGGATTTGATGAAGTGTGCTTTATGATTTCAACAAATCCTGGAGAACCACTTATGCCATTAGAAAAAATATTATCAGGTGGAGAACTTTCAAGAATAATGCTTGCATTAAAGTGTGTTTTTGCTGACAAAGACAATATAGCAACTTTAATTTTTGATGAAATAGATACTGGTATAAGTGGAGTTGTAGCTCAAAGAGTTGGTGAAAAAATGTATCAAGTTTCTAAAAGTCATCAAGTTTTATGTATAACACATCTTCCACAAATAGCTGTTTTATCAGATCATCATTATTTTGTGTCGAAAGCTGTAAAGGATAATAAGACATTTACTAATATAAGAGTACTAACAAAAGAAGAAAAGGAATATCAAATTGGTAGAATGCTTGGTGGAGATGAAGTTACAGAAGCAACATTAAATAATGTTAAAGAAATGATAAAAATTGCAGAAATAAAAAAATCAGAAATTTAA
- a CDS encoding TlyA family RNA methyltransferase, which produces MAEKKERLDILLVEKGIITSREKAKACIMEGKVFVDGQRVDKAGEKININANIEYKGPTLKYVSRGGLKLEKAMKSYNISLEDKVCMDIGASTGGFTDCMLQNGAKKVYSVDVGYGQFAWKLRTDERVVCMERTNIRYVTLEDIGEPLDFASIDVSFISLKKIMPATLGLLKDNGEVVALIKPQFEAGREKVGKKGVVREISTHKEVVYEIVEFLKNENLNILGVGYSPIKGPEGNREYLVYFTKDNEKESNFELEDIERVVEESHKEL; this is translated from the coding sequence ATGGCAGAAAAAAAAGAAAGACTGGATATACTTTTAGTAGAAAAGGGTATAATTACTTCTAGAGAAAAAGCTAAAGCTTGTATTATGGAAGGTAAAGTATTTGTCGATGGTCAAAGAGTTGATAAAGCTGGAGAAAAGATAAATATAAATGCTAATATAGAATACAAAGGGCCGACGCTTAAGTATGTAAGTCGAGGTGGACTTAAATTAGAAAAAGCAATGAAATCTTATAACATATCTTTAGAAGATAAGGTATGTATGGACATAGGAGCATCTACAGGGGGATTTACTGATTGTATGCTTCAAAATGGGGCTAAAAAGGTATATTCAGTTGATGTAGGATATGGACAGTTTGCTTGGAAGTTAAGGACTGATGAAAGAGTTGTATGCATGGAAAGAACTAATATAAGATATGTTACATTAGAAGATATTGGAGAGCCTTTAGATTTTGCATCAATAGATGTATCATTTATATCATTAAAAAAGATAATGCCTGCAACATTAGGTCTTTTAAAGGATAATGGTGAAGTGGTTGCATTGATAAAGCCACAATTTGAGGCAGGACGTGAAAAAGTAGGTAAAAAGGGTGTCGTTAGAGAAATTAGCACACATAAAGAAGTTGTATATGAAATAGTTGAATTTCTTAAAAATGAAAATTTAAATATTTTAGGAGTAGGATATTCTCCAATAAAGGGCCCAGAAGGAAATAGAGAGTACTTAGTTTATTTCACAAAAGACAATGAAAAAGAAAGCAATTTTGAACTTGAAGATATAGAAAGGGTTGTAGAAGAATCTCATAAAGAATTATAG
- the spo0A gene encoding sporulation transcription factor Spo0A yields MEDKKISVLIADDNKEFCSILNDYLLNQRNIIVTGIAKDGREAIDLIIEKKPDLLILDIIMPHLDGLGVLEKLNTMNLEKMPKIIILSAVGQDKITQQAITLGADYYTVKPFDMEVFTKRIREMFSNESETQNVRRTSSQPMISYTSESQEPKGTLDLETEITNIIHEIGVPAHIKGYMYLREAITMVVNDIELLSAVTKELYPSIAKKYNTTASRVERAIRHAIEVAWGRGQIEAINKLFGYTIHNDKGKPTNSEFIAIIADKLRLKNKVS; encoded by the coding sequence ATGGAAGATAAAAAAATATCTGTACTTATTGCTGATGATAATAAGGAATTTTGTAGTATTTTAAATGATTATTTATTAAATCAAAGAAATATAATAGTAACTGGGATAGCAAAAGATGGTAGAGAAGCTATAGACTTAATAATAGAGAAGAAACCGGATTTGTTAATTCTAGATATAATAATGCCTCATTTAGATGGTTTAGGTGTTTTAGAAAAATTAAATACTATGAATTTAGAAAAGATGCCTAAGATTATAATATTATCTGCCGTAGGTCAAGATAAGATTACACAACAAGCGATAACATTAGGAGCAGATTATTATACTGTAAAGCCATTTGATATGGAAGTGTTTACAAAAAGAATAAGAGAAATGTTTAGTAATGAAAGTGAAACTCAAAATGTAAGAAGAACATCATCTCAACCGATGATTTCTTATACTAGTGAGTCTCAAGAACCTAAAGGAACTTTAGATTTAGAAACAGAAATAACAAATATTATACATGAAATTGGAGTACCAGCTCATATAAAAGGATATATGTATTTAAGAGAAGCTATAACTATGGTTGTTAATGATATAGAATTATTATCAGCAGTAACAAAAGAATTATATCCATCAATAGCTAAGAAGTATAATACAACAGCTTCAAGAGTAGAAAGAGCTATAAGACATGCTATAGAAGTAGCGTGGGGCAGAGGACAAATAGAAGCTATAAACAAGCTATTTGGATACACAATCCATAATGATAAAGGTAAGCCTACAAATAGTGAATTTATCGCAATAATTGCTGATAAGCTTCGCTTAAAAAATAAGGTTTCTTAA
- a CDS encoding tyrosine-type recombinase/integrase, which translates to MPKITKKQDIKDIIVIYIEYCKYKNLSSKTIKSYYQTLTLFAQYMEEEKQITDISKLNKKIVEEYIQFTKDRGKYSFSATEEGAKKANIDKRTDIGKEISNSTLNNYLRNIKAFASFLQDNNLQDNDIHKCKFIKTERKSKEQLTDEEYKKLIRYIDCTKFHEFRDYTVINLIFDTGMRLSETLHLTINDIDIVRRTILIPAEINKGKKDRVVFYSNNMSKILQRWLKYKDSIQETELLFPTQRTNSYLANNNFERNFRVYLKRAKINKLITPHSLRNNFARRFLLASKGDIYTLSRLLGHSSVTVTEKAYLDLQDEDLRKCYQRYSPLENLRN; encoded by the coding sequence TTGCCTAAAATTACAAAAAAACAAGATATTAAAGATATTATAGTTATCTATATAGAATATTGCAAATATAAAAATTTAAGTAGTAAGACAATTAAATCTTATTATCAGACTCTTACATTGTTTGCACAATATATGGAAGAAGAAAAACAAATAACAGATATATCTAAGTTAAATAAAAAGATTGTAGAAGAATATATACAATTTACTAAAGATAGGGGGAAATATTCTTTTAGTGCAACAGAAGAAGGGGCAAAAAAGGCTAATATAGATAAAAGAACTGATATAGGAAAAGAGATAAGTAATTCCACACTAAATAATTATTTAAGAAATATAAAAGCGTTTGCTAGTTTTTTACAAGATAATAATTTACAAGATAATGATATACACAAATGTAAATTTATAAAAACAGAAAGGAAAAGTAAAGAGCAATTAACAGATGAAGAATATAAAAAATTAATAAGGTATATTGATTGTACAAAGTTTCATGAATTTAGAGATTATACGGTAATAAATTTAATTTTTGATACTGGTATGAGATTGTCGGAAACTCTCCATTTAACTATTAATGATATAGACATAGTAAGAAGAACAATACTTATACCTGCTGAAATAAATAAAGGTAAAAAAGATAGAGTAGTTTTCTATTCTAACAATATGAGTAAAATATTACAACGTTGGCTTAAATATAAGGATAGTATACAAGAAACAGAACTGTTATTTCCTACACAAAGAACTAATTCATATTTAGCTAATAACAATTTTGAAAGAAATTTTAGAGTTTACCTAAAAAGAGCAAAGATTAATAAATTAATTACACCTCATTCTTTGAGAAATAACTTTGCTAGAAGATTTTTACTTGCTTCTAAAGGTGATATTTATACATTATCAAGATTATTAGGACATAGTTCAGTTACCGTAACTGAAAAGGCGTATTTAGATTTACAAGATGAAGATTTAAGAAAATGTTATCAGAGATATTCTCCATTAGAGAATTTAAGGAATTAA
- the istB gene encoding IS21-like element helper ATPase IstB, which produces MNSTYTQLINNLEYLKMKQMITHLDEVIDFTTKNNLSFVDALIKLTAHEIDYKEANMIKSMVKVGAFPHQKEIKDFDFNFQPGINKDQILDFLTLRFLESQENIVFLGSSGVGKTHLATSIGIAAAKRRYSTYFIKCNDLLQQLKRANLENRLDARLKHFSKYKLLIIDELGYLPIDKEDSKLFFQLIDMRYEKKSTILTTNINFNSWDDIFFDAVIASAILDRVLHHAHVVTINGKSYRLKDHFKQDED; this is translated from the coding sequence ATGAATAGTACATATACACAACTTATAAATAATTTAGAATATTTGAAGATGAAGCAAATGATTACTCATTTGGACGAAGTTATTGATTTTACAACAAAGAATAATTTGTCTTTTGTTGATGCTCTTATTAAGCTTACAGCTCATGAAATTGACTATAAAGAAGCAAACATGATTAAATCTATGGTTAAGGTTGGAGCGTTTCCACATCAAAAAGAAATTAAGGACTTTGATTTTAATTTTCAACCTGGAATTAATAAAGATCAAATATTAGATTTTTTAACACTACGTTTTTTAGAATCACAAGAAAACATTGTATTTTTAGGTTCTAGTGGTGTTGGTAAAACACATCTTGCGACTTCTATCGGAATCGCGGCTGCAAAGCGCCGTTACAGTACTTATTTTATTAAGTGCAATGATTTGTTGCAACAGCTAAAGCGAGCAAATTTAGAGAATAGATTAGATGCTAGACTTAAGCACTTTAGTAAATATAAGCTTCTTATTATTGATGAATTAGGTTATTTACCTATAGATAAAGAGGATTCAAAATTATTCTTCCAATTAATCGACATGAGATATGAGAAAAAAAGTACCATCTTAACCACCAACATAAATTTTAATTCTTGGGATGATATTTTTTTTGATGCTGTTATAGCTAGTGCTATCTTAGATAGAGTTTTACATCACGCCCATGTTGTTACAATTAATGGAAAGTCGTATAGACTAAAAGATCATTTTAAGCAAGACGAAGATTAA
- the spoIVB gene encoding SpoIVB peptidase: MKKKILKVISLITAPILILVLITSIYLKGIPNIIYTNKDIPVSSMLPIGSTINKIKDYDNKYQVKLLGVIPVKSLEVQKVKNLEVYPGGNSVGVRVSTKGVLVVGYSNIEINNVAEESPGKLGGIQLGDIILKINGEDVEDCKDLVNIIKDCKNSKIKMDVLRNNQNITREVELKKEENSDYKLGLWIRDSTAGVGTITFIDKESKKFGALGHPITDCDTNETFLIKKGDLLESSIISLRRGEKGSPGELKGIFINENNVSGKIKSNTESGIFGTVENTNILKNDTKPMKVGFRNEICEGKASIITTIDESGPKEYEIEIVRLLEQNTPGPKSMVIKVTDPVLLEKTGGIVQGMSGSPIIQNNKIVGAVTHVLINKPDTGYGIYIEWMLKDAEIIK, translated from the coding sequence ATGAAGAAGAAAATATTAAAAGTTATTAGTTTAATTACAGCTCCAATCTTGATTCTGGTTTTAATAACTAGTATATATTTAAAAGGTATTCCCAATATAATATATACCAACAAAGATATACCAGTATCTTCAATGCTTCCTATAGGAAGTACAATAAATAAAATTAAAGATTATGACAATAAATATCAGGTGAAATTATTAGGAGTAATACCAGTAAAATCCCTAGAAGTCCAAAAAGTGAAAAATTTGGAGGTTTATCCAGGTGGAAATAGTGTAGGTGTTAGAGTATCCACCAAAGGTGTTTTAGTAGTTGGATATTCTAATATAGAGATTAATAATGTTGCAGAGGAAAGTCCGGGAAAGTTGGGTGGAATTCAATTAGGAGATATAATATTAAAAATTAATGGAGAAGATGTTGAAGATTGCAAAGATTTGGTTAATATAATAAAAGATTGCAAAAATAGCAAAATCAAAATGGATGTTTTAAGAAATAATCAAAATATTACTAGAGAAGTAGAGCTTAAAAAAGAGGAAAATTCAGATTATAAATTAGGATTATGGATTAGAGACTCTACAGCGGGTGTAGGAACAATAACATTTATAGATAAGGAATCAAAGAAATTCGGTGCATTAGGCCATCCTATTACAGATTGTGATACAAATGAAACATTTTTAATAAAAAAAGGTGATTTGTTAGAATCTTCAATAATAAGTTTAAGAAGAGGTGAAAAAGGTTCTCCAGGAGAACTTAAAGGAATATTTATAAATGAAAACAATGTAAGTGGAAAAATAAAAAGTAATACGGAGAGTGGAATTTTTGGAACAGTAGAAAATACTAATATTTTAAAAAATGATACAAAGCCAATGAAAGTAGGATTTAGAAATGAAATATGTGAAGGAAAAGCTAGCATAATTACGACTATTGATGAATCAGGTCCAAAAGAATATGAAATAGAAATAGTTAGACTTTTAGAACAAAATACACCAGGTCCTAAAAGTATGGTGATAAAAGTTACAGATCCTGTATTACTAGAAAAAACTGGTGGCATAGTTCAAGGAATGAGTGGAAGTCCTATTATTCAAAATAATAAAATCGTGGGAGCAGTAACTCACGTGTTAATAAATAAGCCAGATACAGGTTATGGAATATATATAGAATGGATGTTAAAAGATGCAGAAATAATAAAATAA
- the istA gene encoding IS21 family transposase, translating into MIIKTNIYSEIKINTLEDLHKLKPIMEVNNLKVNKSQIARELGVDPRTVGKYLNGYVKPTTRNCKSKIEAFNPIIKELLGKDSIQVFYYKRILWQYLKDNHGLDCAQSSFRRYISKHSEFNEYFTSRKKGHISNTSSIRYETKKGQQAQLDWKENIEFILTTGEVININVFVLILSYSRFRVYKLSIDKTQDVLLSFLDESFETFGGVPEELLTDNMKTVMDEARTNYSKGKVNNTFQQFADDYGFKVRPCIAGRPNTKAKVEAPMKLLDEIRAYNGTLDYEGLYKLVSDLNNRINSTCHTSTGKIPILHLKKEKDFLSELPKEQIRNHYKIITTSVKVNYQSMISYKSNQYSVPPEYIGKKLKLQVYDDQLHVYYNISLVTIHKIQNQKLNYHTDHYAEIIALTFNKNSYEMIEKAKNNLKMIGEVYQNE; encoded by the coding sequence ATGATTATAAAAACTAATATTTATTCAGAAATTAAAATTAATACTTTAGAAGATCTTCATAAACTAAAGCCAATTATGGAGGTAAACAATTTGAAAGTAAATAAAAGCCAAATAGCTAGGGAACTTGGTGTTGATCCTCGAACCGTAGGCAAATATTTAAATGGATATGTCAAACCTACCACTAGAAACTGCAAATCTAAGATAGAAGCTTTTAATCCTATTATAAAAGAGCTTCTTGGTAAAGATTCAATTCAAGTATTTTATTACAAGCGCATTTTATGGCAATATCTTAAAGATAATCATGGACTAGATTGCGCTCAATCTTCGTTTAGAAGATACATTTCTAAGCACTCAGAATTTAATGAGTATTTTACTAGTAGGAAAAAAGGACATATATCAAATACTTCGTCTATCAGGTATGAGACTAAAAAAGGACAACAAGCTCAATTGGATTGGAAAGAAAATATAGAATTTATTTTAACTACAGGTGAAGTCATTAATATAAATGTTTTTGTGTTAATCCTTTCATACTCAAGATTTAGAGTATATAAATTATCTATTGATAAAACACAAGACGTACTACTTTCCTTTTTAGATGAGTCATTTGAAACATTTGGAGGAGTACCTGAAGAATTACTCACAGATAACATGAAAACTGTTATGGATGAAGCTAGAACCAATTATTCTAAAGGAAAAGTAAATAATACATTTCAACAATTTGCAGATGACTATGGATTTAAGGTCCGTCCCTGCATAGCAGGAAGACCGAATACAAAAGCTAAAGTTGAAGCTCCTATGAAACTATTAGATGAAATAAGAGCATATAATGGAACCTTAGATTATGAAGGTCTGTATAAGCTCGTTTCAGATTTAAACAATAGAATTAATAGTACATGCCATACGTCAACTGGCAAAATACCTATATTGCATTTAAAAAAAGAAAAAGATTTCTTATCTGAACTGCCTAAAGAACAGATAAGAAATCACTACAAAATAATCACCACAAGTGTTAAAGTAAATTACCAAAGCATGATTTCATATAAATCAAACCAATATTCTGTCCCACCAGAATACATAGGCAAAAAACTAAAACTTCAAGTTTATGATGATCAACTACATGTGTATTATAACATAAGTTTAGTTACTATTCATAAAATACAAAATCAGAAGTTAAACTATCATACTGATCATTATGCTGAAATCATTGCTTTAACATTTAATAAAAATTCATATGAAATGATAGAAAAAGCTAAAAATAATTTGAAAATGATAGGAGAAGTATATCAAAATGAATAG